In one Mycoplasmopsis canis PG 14 genomic region, the following are encoded:
- a CDS encoding ribonuclease HIII: MFFLDHLDFDINKENILGIDETGVGDYFTPVISCAALLPIEMHEWAKQLGVKDSKLLSQSKINEIASILKNKIPHFIYTLSQSGYNKLTNKKFNANEIKFFIHSQSIINFDKKFNINSKKIIIDKYSTINSINKYKDKFSFINEFNDIYNKYNQITFIEKAETISLSVACASILARAHLNKIMEAQRNEWDFDFLLGASSKVKEQIKEFEQKFGSDSLEKVAKTSFKL; this comes from the coding sequence ATGTTTTTTCTTGATCATCTAGATTTTGATATTAACAAAGAAAATATTTTAGGCATAGATGAAACAGGAGTTGGAGATTATTTCACTCCTGTTATTTCATGTGCTGCATTGTTGCCGATAGAAATGCATGAATGAGCAAAGCAATTAGGTGTAAAGGATTCTAAATTATTATCACAATCAAAAATTAATGAAATAGCCTCTATTTTAAAAAATAAAATACCACATTTTATATACACATTATCACAAAGTGGTTATAATAAACTTACTAATAAAAAATTTAATGCTAATGAAATTAAATTTTTTATACATAGTCAATCAATCATTAATTTTGATAAAAAATTCAACATTAATTCAAAAAAAATAATTATTGACAAATACTCAACTATAAATTCTATAAACAAATATAAAGATAAGTTCAGTTTCATTAATGAATTTAATGATATTTACAATAAATACAACCAAATAACATTTATAGAAAAAGCAGAAACTATATCTTTATCTGTTGCTTGTGCATCAATACTAGCAAGAGCTCACCTAAATAAGATAATGGAAGCACAAAGAAATGAGTGAGATTTTGATTTTCTTTTAGGAGCTAGTTCAAAAGTAAAAGAACAAATCAAAGAGTTTGAACAAAAATTCGGTTCAGATTCTTTAGAAAAAGTGGCTAAAACAAGTTTTAAACTTTAA